A part of Winslowiella toletana genomic DNA contains:
- a CDS encoding substrate-binding domain-containing protein: MKRTLIACTLMSLFATGFAHSADKLRMGIVVKVGGIPWFNAMESGIKSEAAKRGIDAWQVGPTSADPALQVRAIEDLIAQKVDIIGVVPNDPKVLEPVLKRAKEAGILVITHESPDQKYADWDFELVDSTTYGITNMKKLAECMKEEGKYAMYIGGLTIPLHNQWADSAIAYQKEHYPKMQLVGDKFGVGESLDDSIRTTNELMSKYPDLKGLMAFGSSGPIGAGRAVMNRQKIDKVCVIGAFSPSQGASLVNRGAIKGGYIWNPLTAGEVFIRIADMAHKKEAFTDGMTIEGLGKVKVDEKTHTILGNSTESLDKANLPKLVKLGL, from the coding sequence ATGAAAAGAACACTTATTGCCTGTACCCTGATGTCGTTATTCGCTACTGGTTTCGCTCACTCCGCAGATAAATTGCGTATGGGTATCGTGGTTAAAGTTGGCGGTATTCCATGGTTTAACGCCATGGAAAGCGGAATTAAAAGTGAAGCGGCCAAACGCGGTATTGATGCATGGCAGGTTGGCCCGACGTCGGCTGACCCGGCATTACAGGTACGTGCCATTGAAGATTTAATTGCGCAGAAAGTCGATATTATCGGCGTGGTGCCCAACGACCCTAAAGTGCTTGAGCCGGTATTAAAACGCGCGAAAGAAGCCGGTATTCTGGTCATTACCCACGAATCCCCGGACCAGAAATATGCCGACTGGGATTTCGAGCTGGTTGATTCAACCACCTACGGCATCACCAATATGAAAAAACTTGCCGAATGCATGAAAGAAGAAGGCAAATACGCCATGTATATCGGCGGCCTGACGATTCCGCTGCATAACCAGTGGGCGGATTCAGCCATCGCTTATCAGAAAGAACACTATCCAAAAATGCAGCTGGTCGGTGACAAATTTGGCGTCGGCGAATCACTGGATGACTCCATTCGCACCACCAATGAGCTGATGTCGAAATATCCGGATCTGAAAGGTCTGATGGCGTTTGGCTCCAGCGGCCCGATTGGCGCCGGTCGTGCGGTGATGAACCGGCAGAAGATCGACAAGGTGTGCGTAATTGGCGCCTTCAGCCCAAGCCAGGGTGCCTCACTGGTCAACCGTGGCGCAATTAAAGGCGGTTATATCTGGAACCCACTGACTGCCGGTGAAGTGTTTATCCGCATCGCCGATATGGCACATAAGAAAGAGGCGTTTACCGACGGTATGACCATTGAAGGGCTGGGCAAAGTGAAAGTGGATGAGAAGACCCACACCATCCTCGGTAACAGCACCGAGAGCCTCGATAAAGCTAACCTGCCGAAACTGGTCAAACTGGGACTGTAA
- a CDS encoding sugar ABC transporter ATP-binding protein — translation MKPIEPRQLIVLENLSKTFGGNRALSELSLSLMAGEVHCLAGTNGCGKSTLIKIISGVHAPDSGSTITLGNGESFPRLTPKKAREFGIQVIYQDLSLFPNLSVAENIAFEHNLNGLLGWYNAKQLRQTAQRVIDELQFNLQLDANVSALSIAQRQQVAICRALVADAQLVIMDEPTASLTRTEVNQLLRTVRYLKEKNICVVFVSHRLDEVLEISDRVTVIRDGRKIGTWPACEIDSHRLTELMTGLKLDYQLKTPNAVEGRVLLEVENLSRSGQYNNVNFTLRAGEVLGLCGLLGSGRTELALSLFGMTQPDSGKIWLDSKPVKFRGHEDAIKSGIGYVSEDRLTLGLIQQQSVADNMVLSILDQLRNRFHIIDEYRKNKLILDWINQLGVRVADPNNAISTLSGGNQQKIVLAKWVLTQPKILILDSPTVGVDVGAKASIYRLIHQLALEGLAIILISDEVPEVYYNCDRILHFRDGTVTAEYQPGSVAQHTLAEVINA, via the coding sequence ATGAAGCCAATCGAACCACGCCAGCTCATTGTGCTGGAAAACCTGTCAAAAACCTTTGGCGGCAACCGGGCATTAAGTGAACTGTCACTTTCGTTGATGGCTGGCGAAGTGCATTGCCTGGCCGGCACAAACGGCTGTGGTAAGAGTACGCTGATTAAAATCATCTCCGGGGTGCATGCCCCGGATAGCGGCAGCACCATTACGCTGGGTAACGGTGAAAGCTTTCCGCGTCTGACGCCGAAAAAAGCGCGTGAGTTTGGTATTCAGGTGATCTATCAGGATCTCTCATTATTCCCTAATCTCAGCGTGGCGGAAAATATCGCCTTTGAACATAACCTGAATGGCCTGCTGGGCTGGTATAACGCGAAACAGCTGCGTCAGACCGCTCAGCGGGTAATCGACGAACTGCAGTTTAATCTGCAACTGGATGCCAACGTTTCGGCGCTGTCGATTGCACAGCGCCAGCAGGTGGCGATCTGCCGCGCGCTGGTCGCCGATGCGCAACTGGTGATTATGGATGAGCCGACCGCCTCCCTCACCCGTACCGAAGTGAATCAGTTATTGCGTACCGTACGCTATCTGAAAGAGAAGAATATCTGCGTGGTGTTTGTCAGCCATCGCCTTGATGAAGTACTGGAGATCTCCGACCGCGTCACGGTGATCCGCGATGGCCGTAAAATCGGCACCTGGCCCGCCTGTGAAATCGACAGCCACCGCCTTACCGAGCTGATGACCGGGCTGAAACTCGATTATCAGCTCAAAACCCCCAACGCCGTCGAAGGCCGGGTATTGCTGGAAGTGGAAAATCTGTCGCGCAGCGGCCAGTACAACAATGTCAATTTCACATTGCGCGCCGGTGAAGTGCTTGGCCTGTGCGGCCTGCTCGGTTCCGGACGCACCGAGCTGGCGCTGTCGCTGTTTGGTATGACGCAGCCGGACAGCGGCAAAATCTGGCTCGACAGTAAGCCGGTAAAATTCCGTGGTCATGAAGATGCGATTAAAAGCGGTATCGGCTATGTCTCCGAAGACCGCCTCACCCTTGGCCTGATCCAGCAGCAGTCAGTGGCCGACAACATGGTGCTGTCGATTCTCGACCAGCTGCGTAACCGTTTCCATATCATCGATGAATACCGCAAAAACAAGTTAATCCTTGATTGGATCAATCAGTTAGGCGTGCGCGTTGCCGACCCGAATAACGCGATTTCCACCCTTTCCGGCGGCAACCAGCAAAAAATTGTGCTGGCGAAATGGGTGCTGACGCAGCCGAAAATTTTGATTCTCGACTCTCCTACTGTTGGCGTCGATGTCGGGGCCAAAGCCAGTATCTACCGTCTGATCCACCAGCTGGCGCTGGAAGGATTAGCCATCATTCTTATTTCCGATGAAGTGCCTGAAGTCTATTACAACTGCGATCGCATTCTTCATTTCCGCGATGGCACGGTAACTGCCGAGTATCAGCCAGGTAGCGTCGCGCAACATACGCTTGCAGAGGTGATCAATGCCTGA
- a CDS encoding ABC transporter permease produces MPDLSFFKPQSSQGWLAWVLVCCFTVFSFSSDQFLTIQNLLDLTETYAVTGIFALGLFVVLVTGGIDISFAAVASVVQYFIATLFIQFQFDSALLSITLAILTGMLFGIINAILIYSLRIVSIIITISMQSLLFGMLMWLTDGRSLYSLPEWWTTLRSVLPFEVNGQSFQIGLPLLVMLCIAALTWVLLNKTHLGRQLYAVGGDQESARRIGIRVGLIHIFAYGYLGALAAIGGLVQVYRMGEVVPNALVGGELDVLAATVLGGASLMGGKGTVTGTLMGVFLIAILKNGLNLIGVSDYFMNIVIGSVIMLAIAITHYKKRKETDVSFI; encoded by the coding sequence ATGCCTGATTTATCCTTCTTTAAACCGCAGTCCAGTCAGGGCTGGCTGGCATGGGTGTTGGTGTGCTGCTTCACGGTTTTCTCTTTTTCCAGTGACCAGTTTCTCACTATCCAGAACTTACTCGATCTGACGGAGACTTATGCGGTCACCGGCATCTTCGCTCTTGGCCTGTTTGTGGTGCTGGTTACCGGCGGAATTGATATCTCCTTTGCCGCCGTGGCTTCAGTGGTGCAGTACTTTATCGCCACCCTGTTTATACAGTTTCAGTTTGATAGCGCGCTGCTGAGCATTACGCTGGCGATTTTAACCGGCATGCTGTTCGGCATTATCAATGCCATCCTGATCTACTCGTTACGCATTGTCTCGATCATTATCACCATCAGTATGCAGTCGCTGCTGTTTGGCATGCTGATGTGGCTGACCGATGGCCGCAGTCTCTACTCCCTGCCGGAGTGGTGGACGACGCTGCGCAGCGTGCTGCCGTTTGAGGTAAATGGTCAGAGCTTCCAGATCGGTCTGCCGCTGCTGGTGATGCTGTGTATCGCCGCGCTGACCTGGGTATTACTGAATAAAACCCATCTTGGCCGTCAGCTGTATGCGGTTGGCGGCGACCAGGAGTCGGCGCGCCGCATTGGCATCCGCGTCGGCCTGATCCATATCTTTGCTTACGGCTATCTCGGCGCGCTGGCGGCGATTGGCGGCCTGGTGCAGGTTTACCGGATGGGCGAAGTGGTGCCGAATGCGTTAGTCGGCGGTGAACTCGACGTACTGGCGGCGACGGTATTGGGCGGCGCCAGTCTGATGGGCGGTAAAGGTACGGTCACCGGCACCCTGATGGGGGTATTCCTGATTGCCATCCTGAAAAACGGTCTCAATCTGATCGGCGTTTCTGACTACTTTATGAATATCGTTATTGGCAGCGTCATTATGTTAGCCATCGCTATTACTCACTATAAAAAGCGTAAAGAGACCGACGTCAGCTTTATCTGA